The Campylobacter concisus DNA segment ATGGATGAGCTATGCACGCCCATGCCGTCATAACAAACCTCATCAACGACGACCACCTCACCATCAAAAATTCTTTTCAAATCGTGCTTATCCCACGCTCTATTTCTGCCAAATCTAAAATCAAACCCAACAACGATCTTTTTTAAATTTTTAAAATCATGTTTTAGCATCGCGATAAATTCCTCACCACTAAGCCCTTTTATACTCTCAAAATCGTACAAAAAGCAAGGATAGTTTGAGTACTCGGCTCGCTTTAGCTTTGGTGTGATGTTGGCTTTATTCTTATCGATCACGACAAGTCCGCCAAACTCGCCTAGCTGCTTTAAAAGCTGTTTGTGTCCTCTATGCACGCCGTCAAAATGCCCGATCGCAACGGCAGTGATATTATCTTTTGTTAAAAGCGTAGAAAAATTCGGCATTTCCCTCTTTCCCTTTTACTTCGCACTCTTTGCAAGCTATCATTTTAAATTCTAAGCCATTAGCCATCACTTCAAACCTCTTCATCGCTAAATTTATAGCTTTCATATCAGTGACGACGCCTTTTTTATTTCGTTTTACGCCAACACCCACTTCAAATTGTGGCTTAAAAAGCGTGATAATGAGCGAATTCTCGCTTGCAAGCTCGCAAATAGCTGGTAAAATTTCAGCCAAAGAGATAAAGCTCACGTCGCAGGTTATGAGGTTAAATTCATTTTTGTGCGTTTTAGCAAACTCCCTGACGTCAGTTTTTTCATAAATTTTTACTCGCTCATCGCTTCTTAGGCTAGCGTCTAGCTGATCAGTGCCCACATCCACACCAGTCACGCTTTTTACGCAACGCTCAAGCAAAATTTGCATAAAGCCACCAGTTGAGCTGCCTATATCAAGCGCATTTTTGCCAGTTAGATCAAATTTCACCGTCTCCAAAAAGCTCTTTAGCTTCAAAGCTCCTCGCCCAACATAAATTTCTTCAAGCAGCGAAATTTTAGCCTCGCCAACCTCGCTTGAAACCTTGGTGCAAATTTCGCCGTTTGCTAGCACCTTGCCGCCCTTTATCAGCTCGCTCGCCTTGTTTCTACTTATATTTAAAACGCTTGCGACGTAGTTATCAAGCCTCAAGTTTTAGCCTCTCATATTCGCTCTCGTCGATCACCAGCACACCTAGCTCATTTGCTTTATCTAGCTTGCTGCCAGCCTCCTCGCCAGCTAAGACGAAGTCCGTTTTTTTAGAAACTGAGCCAGAAACCTTTGCACCAAAACTCTCAAGCTCCGCCTTTATCTCATCTCTTGGGCGACTTAGCGTGCCAGTTATAACGACCGTCTTGCCACTTAGCGCATTTGAGATGCTCTGCGTCTGCGTCACGCTTGGCTGCACGATCTGGCTAAGAGCTAAAATTTCGTCCCTATTTACCTCAGCAAAGTCGGTTAAACTATTTGCCATCTCCGCGCCAAAGCCCTCAAGCGAGACAAGCTCATCAAAGCTAGCATCAAGCCAGCCCAGTCCAAAGCTACTCGCAAGCTTCTTTGCCGCCACTTCGCCGATGTGCTCGCAGCCAAGGCCTGTGATAAAGCGCGATAGCTCCGCACCTTTGCTAGCTTCGATCGCATTTAAAAGGTTATTTACCTTTTTCTCTTTAAAGCCCTCAAGCGCCATGAGATCATCAAATTTAAGGCTGTAAATGTCCTTAATACAAGCAATCAACCCCTTGTCAAATAGCAAATTTACGATCGCATCGCCAAGGCCATCGATATTTAGGCATTTTTTTGATGCGTAGTGGATTATCGAGCCCACCACTCTTGCCCTGCAGCTTAAATTTTGGCACTTTACAAAGACCCCTTCATCAAGCAGGTGCGAGCCACAAACTGGGCAAAATTTAGGCCTCTCAATCGCTTGCTCGCTGCCATCTCGTCTATCTTTAAAAACCTTTGTGATCTTTGGTATCACATCTCCTGAGCGGATGATACCGATGTAGTCGTTTTTCATGACGCCAAGGCGCTCGATCTCATCAAAGTTGTGAAGGGTGGCGGATTTTACATTAGCACCATCTATATTTACCTCATCAAGCACGCCAACAGGCGTCACCACGCCGCTTCTGCCAACTTGAAGTGCGACATCTCTTAGCCTTGTGACCTTCTCAATGGCTGGAAATTTAAACGCCACCATAAATTTTGGAAATTTGACCGTATATCCTAGCTGCTCACAGCGCGCAAGGTCATTTACACGTATCACCATGCCATCCATCATCACGCTCTTTGCCTCGCGGCTGGCTAGTAGCTCGTTATAGGCAGTCTCAAGCTCATCTTTTTTTAAAATTTTGAAAAAATCATCTCTCTCAAAGCCAAGATCACGCACAAATTTCATCACCTCGCTGTGATCTTTTAGCCCAAGGCTCTGCTCGCCAACGCCCCAAGGTATGAAAAGTAGCTTTCTTTTAGCGGTCACTGCGCTATCAAGCTGCCTAAGACTTCCCGCAGCTGCATTTCTAGGGTTTGAAAGTAGCGCCTCGCCCTCTTTTGCGCGCTCTATATTTAGTAGCTCAAAGTCATCTTTTCTTATGACGACCTCGCCCCGGATTTCAATGAGCCCTTTGTAGCTAATGCTCTTTGGCACCGAGCTAATAGTCCTTGCATTTTGCGTCACGTCCTCGCCTGTAACGCCGTCGCCTCTGGTTATCGCCCTAACTAAAACACCATTTTCATAGAGTAAATTTAGGCTTGCTCCGTCAAA contains these protein-coding regions:
- a CDS encoding TlyA family RNA methyltransferase, producing the protein MRLDNYVASVLNISRNKASELIKGGKVLANGEICTKVSSEVGEAKISLLEEIYVGRGALKLKSFLETVKFDLTGKNALDIGSSTGGFMQILLERCVKSVTGVDVGTDQLDASLRSDERVKIYEKTDVREFAKTHKNEFNLITCDVSFISLAEILPAICELASENSLIITLFKPQFEVGVGVKRNKKGVVTDMKAINLAMKRFEVMANGLEFKMIACKECEVKGKEGNAEFFYAFNKR
- the ligA gene encoding NAD-dependent DNA ligase LigA → MTKQEYEKAVDTLNAWAKAYYDEDEPLASDEEYDALYHAVLAFEQANPSEISLFSPTKRVGGGVKEGFSKASHIKRMWSMEDIFSLDELDAWLKRGEKENLIFVAEPKFDGASLNLLYENGVLVRAITRGDGVTGEDVTQNARTISSVPKSISYKGLIEIRGEVVIRKDDFELLNIERAKEGEALLSNPRNAAAGSLRQLDSAVTAKRKLLFIPWGVGEQSLGLKDHSEVMKFVRDLGFERDDFFKILKKDELETAYNELLASREAKSVMMDGMVIRVNDLARCEQLGYTVKFPKFMVAFKFPAIEKVTRLRDVALQVGRSGVVTPVGVLDEVNIDGANVKSATLHNFDEIERLGVMKNDYIGIIRSGDVIPKITKVFKDRRDGSEQAIERPKFCPVCGSHLLDEGVFVKCQNLSCRARVVGSIIHYASKKCLNIDGLGDAIVNLLFDKGLIACIKDIYSLKFDDLMALEGFKEKKVNNLLNAIEASKGAELSRFITGLGCEHIGEVAAKKLASSFGLGWLDASFDELVSLEGFGAEMANSLTDFAEVNRDEILALSQIVQPSVTQTQSISNALSGKTVVITGTLSRPRDEIKAELESFGAKVSGSVSKKTDFVLAGEEAGSKLDKANELGVLVIDESEYERLKLEA